A genomic stretch from Limnobacter thiooxidans includes:
- a CDS encoding alpha/beta hydrolase, with amino-acid sequence MPSIQARLMNKIASITVKSYKGSGAGFVRRFRLVTGASNLLAPIPKGLKFKKGELGGVPGEWLIPPNPKGALLYIHGGAFVAGHPPMYRPFCGALAKALGFSVFMADYRLAPENPFPVPLEDCIAAFEALVKDTPAGEPIFVAGDSAGGNLSLAVLQHAVKRKLPAQGGLLISPATDMRRLSPSIEGNDATDSMLSAHIIEHAANLYLCGADPADERASPLLGKLKGLPPLMVTASESECLLDDSVQLRDAVKQVGGEIELLTRPGMPHIWPTMNLALPEAKEDLAKIIRFFSPLLKSI; translated from the coding sequence ATGCCCTCCATTCAAGCCAGGTTGATGAACAAAATTGCCAGCATCACCGTGAAAAGTTACAAAGGCAGCGGCGCGGGTTTTGTGCGCCGCTTCCGCCTGGTCACCGGTGCATCCAACCTGCTGGCCCCCATTCCAAAAGGCTTGAAATTCAAGAAAGGTGAATTGGGCGGCGTGCCCGGCGAATGGCTAATTCCGCCAAACCCGAAAGGCGCCCTGCTCTACATTCATGGTGGGGCCTTCGTGGCTGGCCACCCGCCGATGTACCGCCCTTTCTGCGGCGCATTGGCCAAGGCACTGGGTTTTAGTGTGTTCATGGCCGACTACCGCTTGGCACCGGAAAACCCGTTTCCAGTTCCACTGGAGGATTGCATTGCGGCATTCGAAGCCTTGGTGAAAGACACACCTGCCGGCGAACCAATATTCGTGGCGGGCGACTCCGCCGGGGGCAATCTGTCCCTGGCCGTGTTGCAACATGCAGTGAAACGCAAATTGCCGGCCCAAGGTGGTTTGCTGATTTCACCCGCAACAGACATGCGCAGGCTGTCCCCATCCATTGAAGGCAACGATGCGACAGACAGCATGTTGTCAGCCCACATCATTGAACACGCAGCCAACCTGTATCTGTGTGGCGCCGACCCGGCCGATGAGCGCGCTTCGCCCCTGCTGGGCAAGCTGAAGGGCCTGCCACCACTGATGGTGACAGCCAGTGAAAGTGAGTGCCTGCTGGATGATTCCGTTCAACTGCGTGATGCAGTCAAACAGGTTGGTGGAGAAATCGAGCTGCTGACACGCCCCGGTATGCCCCACATTTGGCCCACCATGAACCTGGCTTTGCCCGAGGCGAAAGAAGACCTGGCCAAGATCATCCGGTTTTTCTCGCCACTGCTGAAAAGCATCTGA
- a CDS encoding flavin-containing monooxygenase, which produces MAIFDEDILIIGAGLSGISAACHLKKECPTRKFTILERRTTIGGTWDLFRYPGIRSDSDMFSFGFKFKPWKNAHFFSQGGDIRSYVHEAATENKVFDHIRFQRKVSDANWDSEAQRWVINAVNEATGEPEQYRAKFMMACAGYYNYDQGYRPDFPGEKSFKGQIIHPQHWPENLDYTGKKVVVIGSGATAVTLIPSMVDKVEHITMLQRSPSYIFSLPSVDALTRVLQKTLPSKLAYKLNRTRTIGLAHFMFKASKSKPEVVRRFLIAMMRRQLKGSKVDIKHFTPNYMPWDQRLCLVPDGDFFKALRGGKASVATDTIKQFVPNGIELSSGEVLEADIIVTATGLNVQMVGGMKISLDETPVNLSEKMFYKSAMLQDLPNAAVVLGYTHASWTLKSDLVSGFVCRLLNHMDKKGHAVAVAKTDTVQPVEGFTVLGGLNSGYLKRVADQLPRQGETHPWHNRQDYYHDTKTLLEDPVDEPGLVFQAAKPAAPAKPKLKAVA; this is translated from the coding sequence ATGGCCATATTCGACGAAGACATTTTGATCATTGGCGCAGGTTTGTCGGGCATCAGTGCCGCCTGCCATTTGAAAAAAGAATGCCCCACGCGAAAGTTCACAATTCTTGAGCGCCGCACCACCATTGGGGGCACTTGGGACTTGTTCCGTTACCCCGGCATTCGCTCCGATTCGGACATGTTCTCGTTCGGTTTCAAATTCAAGCCCTGGAAGAACGCGCACTTCTTTTCGCAGGGTGGCGACATCCGCAGCTACGTGCACGAAGCCGCTACTGAAAACAAGGTGTTTGACCACATCCGTTTTCAGCGCAAGGTGAGCGATGCCAACTGGGACAGCGAAGCACAGCGCTGGGTGATCAACGCGGTGAATGAAGCCACGGGCGAACCCGAGCAGTACCGCGCGAAATTCATGATGGCCTGTGCCGGTTACTACAATTACGACCAAGGCTACCGCCCCGACTTTCCCGGTGAAAAGAGTTTCAAGGGACAAATTATTCACCCCCAGCATTGGCCGGAAAATCTCGACTACACCGGCAAGAAAGTGGTGGTGATTGGCAGTGGCGCAACTGCGGTCACGCTGATTCCAAGCATGGTCGACAAGGTGGAACACATCACCATGTTGCAGCGTTCACCGTCGTATATTTTCTCGCTGCCGTCGGTAGATGCACTAACCCGCGTGTTGCAGAAAACCCTGCCTTCCAAGCTCGCCTACAAGCTGAACCGCACCCGCACCATTGGGCTTGCACACTTCATGTTCAAAGCCAGCAAAAGCAAACCCGAAGTGGTGCGCCGCTTCCTCATCGCCATGATGCGTCGGCAGTTGAAGGGTTCGAAAGTGGACATTAAGCATTTCACCCCGAATTACATGCCCTGGGATCAGCGTTTGTGCCTGGTGCCGGACGGTGATTTTTTCAAGGCCCTGCGCGGTGGCAAAGCCAGTGTGGCCACAGACACCATCAAGCAGTTCGTGCCCAATGGCATTGAACTGAGTTCAGGTGAAGTGCTTGAAGCCGACATCATCGTGACGGCCACAGGCCTGAATGTGCAAATGGTGGGCGGCATGAAAATCAGCCTGGATGAAACGCCTGTGAATCTGAGCGAAAAAATGTTCTACAAGAGCGCCATGCTTCAGGACCTTCCCAATGCGGCAGTGGTGCTGGGTTATACCCATGCATCATGGACATTGAAGTCCGATTTGGTCAGTGGATTTGTTTGCCGTTTGCTGAACCACATGGACAAGAAGGGACATGCAGTGGCGGTGGCCAAAACAGACACTGTTCAACCAGTGGAAGGCTTCACGGTATTGGGTGGCTTGAATTCAGGTTACCTGAAGCGCGTGGCAGACCAACTGCCGCGTCAGGGTGAAACCCACCCCTGGCACAACCGGCAAGACTATTACCACGACACCAAAACCCTGCTTGAAGACCCGGTTGATGAACCGGGGCTGGTGTTTCAGGCGGCTAAGCCTGCCGCCCCAGCCAAACCCAAGTTGAAGGCTGTGGCCTAA
- a CDS encoding DUF1653 domain-containing protein, producing MSHVPEQTHSVKPGERYRHYKGGLYEIICQAVQESDLSPVVVYRPLSGDTHTAWTRPMSVFFEMVQVGERMSQRFTRVDGD from the coding sequence ATGAGCCACGTACCCGAACAAACCCACAGCGTGAAACCCGGAGAACGTTACAGACACTACAAAGGTGGCCTGTATGAAATCATTTGCCAGGCTGTACAGGAAAGTGATTTAAGCCCCGTGGTGGTGTACCGCCCACTGAGCGGCGATACCCACACGGCATGGACCCGGCCCATGTCGGTGTTCTTCGAGATGGTGCAGGTGGGTGAACGCATGTCACAGCGCTTCACCCGCGTGGACGGCGACTAA
- a CDS encoding YggT family protein: MLLIDILRLLLETAASLLTFCLLLRALMQWVRIHPSNPLSPFIFSMTDWLVKPLRKGVPGYGGIDWASIFGAFVVSFVLHIILVLVTVGLGNGGPGVGSLITLTIPIAIFWVLRNVAYLLMGIVLIQVVLSWVNPFSPIASILNELSRPFLEPLRRVLPTVGNVDLSPLAFFLILQIIMMVLQSLMPGF; the protein is encoded by the coding sequence ATGCTGCTAATCGACATACTGCGCTTATTGCTGGAAACTGCGGCCAGCCTGCTGACCTTTTGCCTGTTGCTGCGTGCACTCATGCAATGGGTACGCATTCACCCCAGCAACCCCCTGTCACCATTCATTTTTTCAATGACAGACTGGTTGGTCAAGCCTCTGCGCAAGGGTGTGCCAGGTTATGGCGGCATTGACTGGGCCTCCATTTTTGGCGCCTTCGTGGTGTCGTTTGTGTTGCACATTATCCTGGTTCTGGTCACCGTAGGGCTGGGCAATGGCGGGCCGGGCGTCGGTTCACTGATCACCCTGACCATTCCGATTGCCATATTCTGGGTGCTGCGCAATGTGGCTTACCTCTTGATGGGCATTGTTTTGATTCAGGTGGTACTCAGTTGGGTGAATCCTTTTTCACCAATTGCATCCATCTTGAATGAATTGTCCCGCCCATTCCTGGAGCCGCTACGCCGTGTGCTGCCTACAGTGGGCAATGTCGATTTGTCACCATTGGCATTTTTCCTGATTTTGCAAATCATCATGATGGTGCTGCAAAGCCTCATGCCCGGGTTCTGA
- a CDS encoding type IV pilin protein, producing the protein MAGVDLKAQKAFTLIELMIALLIMGLLMRFAMASYDGYISKTRQLEAKELLARVINEQASFRVLCPVYAMSLQSGSSLNRNCASRSLTVPFPLQSESYTLSMQAATANSFDVVIALRQNAQLNRSSACTRIVASWNRASIQYSGFEGECGGGVWQ; encoded by the coding sequence TTGGCGGGTGTTGATTTGAAAGCGCAGAAGGCATTTACCCTGATCGAGTTGATGATCGCCCTGCTGATCATGGGCCTGCTGATGCGCTTTGCCATGGCGTCCTACGATGGCTACATCTCGAAAACCCGTCAACTTGAAGCCAAGGAACTGCTGGCCCGTGTCATCAACGAGCAGGCATCCTTCCGCGTGCTTTGCCCTGTGTATGCAATGTCCCTGCAAAGTGGCAGCAGCCTGAACCGCAATTGCGCGAGCCGCTCCCTGACAGTGCCGTTTCCCCTGCAGTCTGAAAGTTACACCTTGTCCATGCAAGCGGCCACGGCTAATAGCTTCGATGTGGTCATTGCCCTTCGGCAAAACGCGCAGCTGAATCGTAGCTCAGCCTGTACACGTATCGTGGCCAGCTGGAATCGCGCATCCATTCAATACTCCGGGTTTGAAGGTGAATGCGGTGGCGGGGTGTGGCAATGA
- a CDS encoding prepilin-type N-terminal cleavage/methylation domain-containing protein, producing the protein MNRRNGFGLLELMTCVVILAIVAVVVLPSFSNYYKRAALVAWMGALSQAEVAIRTQSRRDSSSFQLSVQYDPQTDRWCIAGVRSGSNCACNTGGACDVVAQSFLANKGVFAVNQSTNWTLSIPDAMRKNTSLAQPAVEQFPLSVDGNVAGALLRVAFDELGRFDICARNAREYLSVVKTC; encoded by the coding sequence ATGAATAGAAGGAATGGCTTTGGTTTGCTGGAGCTCATGACCTGCGTGGTCATCCTGGCCATTGTTGCGGTGGTGGTGTTGCCCTCCTTTTCGAATTATTACAAGCGAGCTGCGCTGGTGGCGTGGATGGGGGCCTTGTCGCAAGCCGAGGTGGCCATACGTACTCAAAGCCGGCGTGATTCATCCAGTTTTCAGCTCAGTGTGCAATACGATCCGCAAACCGACCGCTGGTGCATTGCCGGTGTTCGCAGTGGATCGAACTGCGCCTGCAACACAGGCGGGGCTTGCGACGTGGTAGCCCAGTCCTTTCTCGCCAACAAAGGCGTGTTTGCCGTGAACCAGAGCACCAACTGGACTTTGTCCATTCCCGATGCCATGAGAAAAAACACCAGTCTTGCACAGCCTGCCGTGGAGCAGTTTCCCCTGAGTGTGGATGGCAATGTGGCGGGTGCCTTGCTTCGAGTCGCATTTGATGAATTGGGGCGCTTTGATATTTGCGCGCGCAACGCCCGGGAATACCTGTCGGTGGTGAAAACATGCTGA
- a CDS encoding PilW family protein, whose amino-acid sequence MLKRNAGFTLIELMIATLVATLVIGIAFGTLARIAGQSGGAAQRLAMEDFNDTALVLANQIRRAGFGSVASPSSATTLFTCPYDVSTNQCRTLGAGAVAQFECVSARYFQPEQNNWIETGIRPQPNAQGLVELQISRRETPTEPAGASLCETAGSVTWVALTQTTAYSLTKLRVCYLSSASDQDLLDDLETVYSSPDCYPLSAASGAQPRANLAAISMAGQLSGKDPFPLQAIRVIHLPNIPRV is encoded by the coding sequence ATGCTGAAAAGAAACGCCGGCTTCACGCTGATTGAACTGATGATTGCCACCCTGGTGGCCACTTTGGTTATCGGCATTGCATTTGGCACATTGGCGCGAATTGCCGGGCAGTCAGGCGGCGCAGCACAGCGCCTGGCCATGGAAGATTTCAATGACACAGCGCTAGTGCTGGCTAACCAGATACGCCGTGCGGGTTTTGGTTCTGTGGCGTCCCCGTCCTCGGCGACCACCTTGTTCACTTGCCCTTACGATGTGTCCACCAACCAGTGCAGAACGCTGGGCGCAGGTGCTGTGGCCCAGTTCGAGTGTGTCAGCGCCCGCTATTTCCAGCCAGAGCAAAACAACTGGATTGAAACCGGTATTCGCCCCCAACCCAATGCGCAGGGGCTGGTTGAACTGCAAATTTCCCGCAGGGAAACACCGACCGAGCCTGCAGGCGCTTCGCTCTGTGAAACAGCAGGCAGTGTGACCTGGGTGGCTTTGACTCAAACCACTGCCTATTCCCTGACCAAGCTGCGGGTTTGTTACCTCAGTTCAGCGAGTGATCAAGACTTGCTGGATGACCTTGAAACCGTGTATTCCAGCCCGGATTGTTACCCCCTGAGTGCAGCATCCGGTGCCCAGCCCAGGGCGAACCTGGCTGCGATTTCAATGGCCGGGCAGTTGTCTGGCAAAGACCCATTTCCCCTGCAAGCGATCCGAGTGATTCATTTGCCCAACATACCCCGAGTTTGA
- a CDS encoding type IV pilus modification PilV family protein, with amino-acid sequence MKSRVRGDTLISVLIGVALLSVVIVASVQGSAGMQLISANMRQLLQGGMVSLDVAEILKARAQTIAASDDSSSTKLAQLNGFVNALTPKLQLLGSDSSDTSGYDIDVSSAQLVDSDFAQLTLNVSWNSTTGQMNSAEGQTLKLPLAAVNSGGANTGSRVSMLGWSDLSEVDAGSVYAPDYSQGYVPSNQAATPPGSL; translated from the coding sequence ATGAAATCGCGCGTGCGTGGCGACACGCTGATCTCGGTGTTGATCGGCGTGGCCTTGCTCAGCGTGGTGATCGTGGCCAGTGTGCAGGGTTCCGCAGGTATGCAGTTGATCAGCGCCAATATGCGCCAGCTTCTCCAGGGGGGCATGGTGTCGCTGGACGTGGCGGAAATTCTGAAGGCGAGAGCTCAGACCATTGCGGCCAGCGATGATTCATCGTCGACCAAGCTGGCGCAATTGAACGGATTCGTGAATGCGTTAACGCCCAAGTTGCAATTGCTGGGCAGCGACAGTTCAGACACCAGCGGCTACGACATTGATGTGTCTTCGGCTCAGTTGGTAGACAGTGATTTTGCCCAACTCACCTTGAATGTCAGCTGGAATTCCACCACAGGGCAAATGAATTCTGCGGAAGGACAAACCCTGAAGCTGCCGCTTGCTGCGGTGAATAGCGGGGGGGCAAACACAGGTTCGCGGGTGAGCATGCTGGGGTGGTCAGATTTGTCTGAAGTAGACGCGGGCAGCGTGTATGCGCCGGACTATTCACAAGGCTACGTGCCTTCAAACCAGGCGGCTACGCCGCCTGGTTCGCTGTAA
- a CDS encoding glycine zipper 2TM domain-containing protein, translating into MAKSIQFSFRSTGAVALIALSALAGCATQSSSGQVYREGETRRAQTIEQGTVESVRTVTIQGDTNGVGTAAGGIIGGLAGSNIGGGSGRAVGAVLGAVAGGITGQAVERNASNRQGYEITVRMDNGTLRAYVQDADEQFRPGERVRVVSGGGTSRVTH; encoded by the coding sequence ATGGCCAAGTCAATTCAGTTTAGTTTCAGAAGCACCGGTGCAGTGGCCTTGATCGCGCTCTCCGCGCTGGCTGGCTGCGCTACTCAAAGCAGCTCAGGCCAGGTGTATCGCGAAGGCGAAACACGCCGCGCACAGACCATCGAGCAGGGCACTGTAGAAAGTGTTCGCACGGTGACCATTCAAGGCGACACCAACGGCGTGGGCACAGCAGCTGGCGGTATCATCGGTGGCTTGGCAGGCAGCAACATTGGTGGTGGCAGTGGCCGCGCTGTAGGTGCAGTGCTGGGTGCAGTGGCTGGCGGTATCACAGGCCAGGCAGTTGAACGCAACGCGTCAAACCGTCAAGGTTATGAAATCACCGTGCGCATGGACAACGGCACCTTGCGTGCCTACGTCCAAGATGCCGATGAACAGTTTCGCCCCGGCGAACGTGTTCGTGTGGTCAGCGGTGGTGGTACATCTCGCGTAACCCATTAA
- a CDS encoding carbohydrate kinase family protein, with translation MSTHSTQSKRVLICGSIAFDTIMVFEGRFKDQILPDQVHILNVAFLVPSLRKDWGGCAGNIAYSLNMLGGKPVPMATIGHDAGGYFQRLQTLGIETTCVKQVSEEFTAQAFITTDLDDNQITAFHPGAMSHSHLNKVSDAGDIAIGIIAPDGRDGMMQHAEQFAAAGVPFVFDPGQGLPMFGKPELDRFLELATYAAVNDYEAKMLCDRTGLTLEQISEKLEALVVTRGAEGSWIFEKGQRHDIPCVKAEKIADPTGCGDAYRGGLLYGLTEGMGIVNAAKLASLMGSLKIAVKGPQTYQYSQEEIASRFAAAFGHQPW, from the coding sequence ATGAGTACCCATTCAACACAGTCCAAACGCGTTTTAATTTGCGGATCCATCGCATTCGACACCATCATGGTGTTTGAAGGCCGTTTCAAAGACCAGATCCTGCCCGACCAGGTTCACATCCTGAACGTGGCCTTCCTGGTACCCAGCCTACGCAAGGATTGGGGCGGCTGTGCAGGCAACATCGCCTACAGCCTGAACATGCTGGGCGGCAAGCCGGTGCCCATGGCCACAATTGGCCACGACGCGGGTGGATATTTTCAACGCCTGCAAACACTTGGCATTGAAACCACTTGCGTGAAACAGGTTTCAGAAGAATTCACCGCACAGGCCTTCATCACCACCGACCTCGACGACAACCAGATCACCGCATTTCACCCCGGTGCAATGAGCCATTCGCACCTGAACAAAGTCAGCGATGCCGGTGACATTGCAATCGGTATCATTGCCCCGGACGGCCGCGACGGTATGATGCAGCATGCCGAGCAGTTCGCAGCAGCCGGTGTGCCCTTCGTATTCGACCCGGGCCAGGGTCTTCCCATGTTCGGCAAACCCGAACTGGACCGTTTTCTGGAACTTGCAACCTACGCAGCTGTCAATGACTATGAGGCCAAGATGTTGTGCGACCGCACCGGCCTCACTCTGGAACAGATTTCAGAGAAACTGGAAGCCCTTGTCGTGACTCGCGGGGCCGAAGGCAGCTGGATTTTTGAAAAGGGTCAACGGCACGATATTCCGTGCGTTAAAGCTGAAAAAATCGCTGACCCAACTGGCTGCGGCGATGCGTACCGCGGAGGCTTGCTCTACGGCCTGACTGAAGGCATGGGCATTGTTAATGCGGCGAAACTGGCAAGTTTGATGGGCTCCTTGAAAATTGCAGTCAAAGGTCCGCAAACTTACCAATACAGCCAGGAAGAAATTGCGTCCAGGTTTGCCGCCGCATTCGGCCATCAACCCTGGTAA
- a CDS encoding zinc-ribbon and DUF3426 domain-containing protein, with the protein MSLATRCPNCNTLFKVTSGQLQLHEGKVRCGQCQSVFSGIEHLTSADTEAWQKLDLSPTQSNSGYSSDHNPAGGDGTGSENLFGTTSPTNKPLLNFRQGSPALKLACLALLLALGIQTLWWQRTAFAEQIPALAARINQSAPTVQKLFSTPATQALKVEGSGLQALDEQNVRVDLTLTNQQNLPSHWPHLKIELLDPQGLVMASKSLAPGDYQLRDEGSASQAPLIAGQQTVEVLAYLNLSTLNKQLPESAATGFRLELYDHGPREN; encoded by the coding sequence ATGAGCCTGGCCACGCGCTGCCCCAACTGCAACACCCTGTTCAAGGTGACGTCGGGGCAATTGCAACTGCACGAAGGCAAAGTACGCTGCGGGCAATGCCAGTCCGTGTTTTCAGGCATTGAGCATTTAACCTCCGCGGACACTGAAGCGTGGCAGAAGCTGGACCTCAGCCCCACCCAAAGCAACAGCGGCTACAGCAGCGACCACAACCCTGCTGGTGGAGATGGCACAGGTTCTGAAAATCTGTTCGGCACTACATCCCCGACCAACAAACCCCTGCTGAATTTCCGGCAAGGCAGCCCTGCTCTAAAATTGGCTTGCCTGGCGCTGCTTTTGGCCCTGGGAATTCAGACCCTGTGGTGGCAACGCACCGCGTTTGCAGAACAAATTCCCGCACTGGCTGCGCGTATCAATCAATCAGCCCCCACCGTTCAAAAACTGTTTTCCACGCCAGCCACACAGGCCTTGAAGGTCGAGGGCAGCGGCTTGCAGGCGCTTGATGAGCAAAATGTGCGCGTTGACCTGACATTGACCAACCAGCAAAACCTGCCTAGCCACTGGCCCCACCTGAAGATCGAACTGCTTGACCCCCAAGGCCTGGTCATGGCCAGCAAATCACTGGCACCCGGCGACTACCAACTGCGCGATGAAGGCTCCGCAAGCCAGGCGCCGCTTATTGCGGGCCAGCAAACCGTTGAAGTGCTGGCATACTTGAACCTGAGCACATTGAACAAGCAACTACCCGAAAGTGCTGCCACAGGCTTTCGGCTTGAACTTTACGACCACGGCCCACGCGAGAACTGA
- the prmA gene encoding 50S ribosomal protein L11 methyltransferase, translated as MNQQSTPLIQAKLTLPFEQADEVSDLLMELGALAVSLEDANADSEDEQPLFGEPGMEPESAAWNLNHVVALFRNKGEGEQIFGEIPGELLGDAEIDYTEVPQEDWVRLTQSQFDPIAISARLWIVPSWHEPQHIDDRINLVLDPGLAFGTGSHPTTALCLRWLSEFPLKGMSVLDYGCGSGILGIAALKLGAAEAIGVDIDPQAVDSTAYNARNNGVEMPCGLPDFPLAKRQFPVVVANILSNPLKVLAPSLCAHVEAGGQLVLSGVLARQAEEVIEHYRQWIDMSVWAERDGWVCLHGQKAAD; from the coding sequence ATGAACCAACAGAGCACACCACTGATTCAAGCCAAACTGACCCTGCCCTTTGAGCAAGCGGACGAAGTGTCCGACCTGCTCATGGAACTGGGTGCACTGGCCGTCAGCCTTGAAGACGCCAATGCCGACAGCGAAGACGAACAGCCCCTGTTCGGCGAGCCCGGCATGGAACCTGAATCGGCGGCCTGGAACTTGAACCACGTGGTGGCGCTGTTTCGCAACAAGGGCGAAGGTGAACAGATTTTCGGCGAAATTCCCGGGGAATTGCTGGGTGATGCTGAAATTGACTACACCGAAGTGCCCCAGGAAGACTGGGTTCGCCTGACCCAATCCCAGTTTGACCCGATTGCCATTTCAGCCCGCCTGTGGATTGTGCCCTCCTGGCACGAACCCCAGCACATTGATGACCGAATCAACCTGGTCCTCGACCCCGGCTTGGCCTTTGGCACCGGTTCACACCCCACCACTGCACTTTGCCTGCGCTGGCTCAGCGAATTTCCGCTCAAGGGCATGTCCGTACTCGATTACGGTTGCGGATCCGGCATTCTGGGCATCGCCGCATTGAAACTGGGTGCAGCTGAAGCCATTGGCGTGGATATTGACCCCCAGGCAGTCGACAGCACCGCCTACAACGCCCGCAACAATGGCGTTGAAATGCCCTGTGGCCTGCCCGACTTCCCACTGGCCAAGCGCCAGTTCCCCGTGGTGGTGGCCAATATTTTGTCCAACCCCCTGAAGGTTTTGGCACCCTCACTGTGTGCCCATGTAGAAGCGGGTGGCCAGTTGGTCTTGTCTGGCGTGCTCGCGCGGCAAGCTGAAGAAGTCATTGAACATTACCGCCAGTGGATCGACATGTCGGTGTGGGCTGAACGCGACGGCTGGGTGTGCCTGCATGGCCAGAAAGCCGCAGACTGA
- the accC gene encoding acetyl-CoA carboxylase biotin carboxylase subunit: protein MFGKILIANRGEIALRILRACKEMGIKTVAVYSTADVDAKYVKLADESVCIGPPNSRESYLNIPAIISAAEVTDSEAIHPGYGFLSENASFADRVEKSGFVFIGPRAESILLMGDKVSAKRAMIAAGVPCVPGSEGELPDDPREIVKIARQVGYPVIIKAAGGGGGRGMRVVHTEAALVNAVAMTKNEAGTAFNNPAVYMEKFLENPRHIEIQILADEHKNAVWLGERDCSMQRRHQKVIEEAPAPNIPRRLIERIGERCAEACRKIGYRGAGTFEFLYENGEFYFIEMNTRVQVEHPVTEMITGVDIVQEQIRIAAGQKLRFRQRDIEFRGHAMECRINAEDPFKFVPSPGPIKNWHAPGGPGVRVDSHVYSGYNVPPHYDSMIAKVITYGEDRKQAMARMRQALAELVVDGIKTNTALHRELMEDARFVEGGTSIHYLENKLETRVK from the coding sequence ATGTTCGGAAAAATTCTGATCGCCAATCGTGGCGAAATAGCGTTGCGCATTCTGCGCGCCTGCAAGGAAATGGGCATCAAAACCGTGGCGGTTTACTCCACCGCCGACGTGGATGCCAAGTACGTCAAGCTGGCTGATGAATCCGTTTGCATTGGCCCGCCCAATTCACGCGAAAGCTACCTCAACATCCCAGCCATCATCAGTGCTGCCGAAGTCACTGACTCAGAAGCCATTCACCCCGGCTACGGCTTTCTGTCTGAAAACGCCAGTTTCGCCGACCGCGTGGAAAAAAGCGGCTTTGTGTTCATTGGTCCCCGCGCGGAATCCATCTTGTTGATGGGCGACAAAGTGTCCGCAAAGCGCGCCATGATCGCTGCCGGCGTGCCTTGCGTACCGGGTTCTGAAGGCGAGTTACCAGACGATCCACGCGAAATCGTGAAAATTGCGCGACAAGTGGGTTATCCGGTGATTATCAAGGCCGCAGGCGGTGGCGGTGGTCGCGGCATGCGCGTGGTACATACCGAAGCCGCCTTGGTGAACGCAGTGGCCATGACCAAAAACGAGGCGGGAACGGCATTCAACAACCCAGCGGTTTACATGGAAAAATTCCTTGAGAACCCGCGGCACATTGAAATCCAGATTCTGGCCGACGAGCACAAAAATGCCGTGTGGCTGGGCGAACGCGATTGTTCCATGCAGCGCCGCCACCAAAAAGTCATCGAGGAAGCACCTGCACCCAACATTCCCCGACGCCTGATTGAACGCATCGGCGAACGCTGTGCGGAAGCGTGCCGAAAAATCGGCTATCGCGGTGCTGGCACATTCGAATTCCTCTATGAAAACGGCGAGTTCTACTTCATTGAAATGAACACGCGCGTTCAAGTTGAACACCCTGTGACTGAAATGATCACTGGCGTGGACATTGTTCAGGAACAGATCCGCATTGCGGCGGGGCAGAAACTGCGCTTTCGCCAGCGCGATATTGAATTCCGTGGCCATGCCATGGAATGCCGTATCAACGCAGAAGACCCGTTCAAGTTCGTGCCCTCGCCCGGCCCGATCAAGAACTGGCATGCACCGGGCGGCCCCGGCGTGCGCGTCGATTCCCATGTCTACAGTGGCTACAACGTGCCCCCCCATTACGACTCCATGATCGCCAAAGTAATCACCTACGGCGAAGACCGCAAGCAGGCCATGGCCCGCATGCGCCAAGCCTTGGCGGAATTGGTGGTGGATGGCATCAAGACCAACACCGCACTTCACCGGGAATTGATGGAAGATGCACGGTTTGTCGAAGGCGGCACCAGCATCCACTACCTTGAAAACAAACTGGAAACACGGGTCAAATAA